A genome region from Leishmania mexicana MHOM/GT/2001/U1103 complete genome, chromosome 28 includes the following:
- a CDS encoding putative rrp44p homologue has protein sequence MNAMEDDRVQNIILLTTVMREVQNRNKAMYARLQRLLGDDKKQCFVFANDRHEQTHCMRKREESPNDFNDRAIRVAAQWYARHVSAALPGMADSSTSSVIVVSHDRAFKQAMDTSEEAQRVSNLRCVSLRDYIKLAIASDSDLLEKIQYDEPEGMKESPSTRKLFTPHLGMAAMDAGVQDGSLYKGKLRVSESSCFFGEIRGKFEGHSFQRILIQGRANMNRAIHDDVVAVQLLPVSSWRGPKDSAPLAESVSEEDAITAGFTPTGKVVGLLSSNRRPFCGSLDEGELEQVKANTSDNVSILFQPKNSRIPRIRISTRHVQDLMDKRLSVVIDDWPLYSSFPVGHYVEVLGKIGDRDTEATVILLENDVPHYDFSEAVHDCLPKGQWSVTKDEEARRLDLRDLCIVSVDPLGCRDIDDALHCRVVNGNHLEVGVHIADVTHFLHEGTAMDDEAAKRSTSVYLVDRRINMLPQLLTENLCSLVEAEDRYAFSILWEFDENLNVVRDWFGKTIIRSRGALYYGDAQRMIDNPADTSDIAVSLRELMRLSKHFKEQREKDGALFLASQEFKFKVDNEHVNPTDMQVYQTFEANSMIEEWMLYANAAVATKVYESYPQWTLLRRHERPAEGAFDTLNDALYGKLHVRLDDTTSLTLNKSLDKCEDPQDPYFNKLIRILTTRCLRQAQYFSSGGIPKDEFYHFGLAMPIYTHFTSPIRRYADVIAHRQLAAAIGIESVSEQHMNTERMEAVAENLNYRHEQAQRAGRDSQNLFTGFYLRNFEDGKIPDEEGYVVRVSETHVFVLVPKYGQESRIPREQLETVPRLLDRVKVAIQLKRQGDVMRTKLVFRLIGMMRDGEEGGVLVADDEAYEVIEDGEEASEDAPKGAQGTPATSVAAGDDDTKTAEPELKRSRADDVETAPSTSL, from the coding sequence ATGAACGCCATGGAGGATGATCGCGTGCAGAACATCATTCTCCTCACCACAGTCATGCGCGAGGTGCAGAACCGCAACAAGGCCATGTATGCTCGACTGCAACGCCTCCTCGGGGATGACAAGAAGCAGTGCTTTGTCTTCGCGAACGACCGACACGAGCAGACGCACTGCATGCGCAAGAGGGAGGAGTCGCCCAACGACTTCAACGATCGCGCGATTCGAGTGGCGGCGCAGTGGTACGCGCGGCATGTGTCAGCCGCCCTCCCGGGCATGGCGGACTCATCGACGTCCAGCGTGATTGTCGTCTCGCACGATCGTGCCTTCAAGCAGGCTATGGACACGTCGGAGGAAGCGCAGCGGGTGAGCAACCTGCGCTGCGTATCACTCCGTGACTACATCAAGTTGGCCATCGCCAGCGACTCGGACTTGCTGGAGAAGATTCAATACGATGAGCCGGAAGGGATGAAAGAGTCGCCGTCGACTCGGAAGCTCTTCACGCCGCATCTCGGCATGGCCGCCATGGACGCCGGCGTGCAAGACGGGAGCCTGTACAAAGGCAAGCTGCGCGTTAGTGAGTCAAGCTGCTTCTTTGGCGAGATTCGGGGCAAGTTCGAGGGCCACAGCTTCCAGCGCATTCTCATACAGGGCCGCGCCAACATGAACCGCGCGATTCACGACGAcgtcgtggcggtgcagtTGCTGCCCGTGTCGAGCTGGCGTGGTCCAAAAGACTCAGCACCCCTTGCAGAGTCTGTGAGCGAAGAAGATGCCATCACGGCGGGCTTCACGCCTACCGGCAAGGTGGTGGGCCTACTCTCCTCCAACCGCCGGCCGTTCTGCGGCAGTCTCGATGAAGGTGAGCTCGAGCAGGTCAAGGCGAACACGTCGGATAACGTTTCCATCCTGTTTCAGCCCAAGAACAGCCGCATCCCGCGCATTCGCATCAGCACTCGCCACGTGCAGGACTTGATGGACAAGCGTCTTAGCGTGGTGATTGATGATTGGCCCTTGTACAGCAGTTTTCCAGTCGGGCACTACGTTGAGGTGCTGGGCAAGATCGGTGATCGTGACACAGAGGCGACGGTCATTCTCTTGGAGAATGACGTGCCGCATTACGACTTCAGCGAGGCCGTCCACGACTGCCTTCCAAAGGGCCAGTGGTCTGTGACTAAGGACGAGGAAGCGAGGCGGCTGGACTTGCGCGACTTGTGCATTGTCAGCGTCGACCCGCTGGGGTGCCGCGATAtcgacgacgcgctgcaTTGCCGCGTCGTGAACGGTAATCACCTCGAGGTGGGTGTGCACATTGCCGACGTCACGCACTTTCTGCACGAGGGCACGGCCATGGACGATGAGGCGGCAAAGCGCAGCACGAGCGTGTACTTGGTGGATCGGCGCATCAACATGTTGCCACAGCTGCTGACGGAGAACCTCTGCTCGCTCGTGGAGGCTGAGGACCGATACGCCTTTTCGATTCTCTGGGAGTTCGATGAGAACCTGAACGTGGTGCGCGACTGGTTTGGCAAGACAATTATTCGCTCCCGGGGTGCCCTTTACTACGGAGACGCGCAGCGCATGATCGACAACCCGGCCGACACCTCCGACATCGCCGTttcgctgcgcgagctgatGCGGCTCAGCAAACACTTCAAGGAGCAGCGCGAAAAGGATGGCGCTCTCTTTCTGGCGTCGCAGGAGTTCAAGTTCAAGGTGGACAACGAGCATGTCAACCCAACCGACATGCAAGTCTACCAAACCTTCGAGGCGAACTCGATGATTGAAGAGTGGATGTTGTACGCCAACGCGGCGGTCGCGACGAAGGTGTACGAGTCCTACCCCCAGTGgacactgctgcgccgccacgagcGACCTGCTGAGGGCGCATTCGACACACTGAATGACGCTTTATACGGCAAGCTGCACGTACGCCTCGACGACACGACCTCTCTGACGCTGAATAAGTCCCTCGACAAGTGCGAGGACCCACAGGACCCGTACTTCAACAAGCTCATTCGCATCCTCACAACGCGATGTCTGCGACAGGCGCAGTACTTCTCCAGCGGTGGCATCCCCAAGGACGAGTTTTACCACTTTGGACTTGCCATGCCCATCTACACCCACTTTACGTCGCCGATCCGCCGCTACGCCGATGTCATTGCCCATCGCCAGCTGGCGGCCGCCATCGGCATCGAAAGCGTGAGTGAGCAGCACATGAACACGGAGAGGATGGAGGCCGTGGCAGAAAATCTCAACTACCGCCACGAacaggcgcagcgggcggGCCGGGACTCGCAGAATCTCTTCACCGGCTTCTACCTGCGCAACTTTGAGGATGGAAAGATCCCTGACGAGGAAGGCTACGTGGTACGCGTGTCGGAGACGCACGTCTTTGTACTTGTGCCCAAATACGGCCAGGAGAGCCGCATCCCGcgggagcagctggagacgGTGCCGCGCTTGTTGGATAGAGTAAAAGTGGCCATCCAGCTGAAGCGGCAGGGCGACGTCATGCGCACAAAACTTGTGTTCCGCCTGATTGGCATGatgcgcgacggcgaggagggcggggtgCTGGTGGCAGACGATGAGGCGTACGAGGTTATCGAGGATGGCGAGGAAGCTTCCGAGGATGCACCCAAGGGGGCACAGGGTACGCCGGCAACATCTGTAGCGGCGGGTGACGACGATACTAAGACAGCGGAGCCGGAGCTTAAACGCTCTAGAGCAGACGACGTCGAGACAGCCCCGTCAACCTCGTTGTAG